Proteins from a genomic interval of Stenotrophomonas maltophilia:
- a CDS encoding LON peptidase substrate-binding domain-containing protein translates to MSSDTLLPLFPLHTTLVPGAAVGLRVFERRYLDLVRDSGRSGEGFGVCLILDGQEVGAPATPAAYGVQVRIEDFDVGADGVLQLRLRGTRRFHVERTRVRDNGLVVADVRWCEEDPDDELRPQHALLATVLGHIIEQAGEAYAPANPALLDQASWVGWRLAELLPLSEQQRLQLLQLDDPHQRLQQLLGWMP, encoded by the coding sequence ATGAGCAGCGATACGTTACTGCCACTGTTTCCGCTGCACACCACGCTGGTGCCGGGTGCAGCGGTGGGCCTGCGCGTGTTCGAGCGGCGCTACCTTGATCTGGTGCGCGACAGCGGCCGTAGTGGCGAAGGCTTTGGTGTCTGCCTGATCCTCGACGGCCAGGAAGTGGGGGCACCGGCAACACCGGCGGCCTACGGCGTGCAGGTGCGCATCGAAGACTTCGATGTCGGCGCCGACGGCGTGCTGCAGCTGCGCCTGCGCGGCACCCGCCGCTTCCATGTCGAGCGCACCCGCGTGCGCGACAATGGCCTGGTGGTGGCCGATGTGCGCTGGTGCGAGGAAGACCCCGATGACGAACTGCGGCCGCAGCATGCACTGCTGGCCACGGTGCTGGGGCACATCATCGAGCAGGCCGGTGAGGCCTATGCGCCGGCCAATCCGGCGCTGCTGGACCAGGCCAGCTGGGTCGGCTGGCGGCTGGCCGAGCTGCTGCCGCTGAGCGAGCAGCAACGTTTGCAGCTGCTGCAGCTGGATGACCCGCACCAGCGGTTGCAGCAGTTGCTGGGCTGGATGCCGTAG
- the mpl gene encoding UDP-N-acetylmuramate:L-alanyl-gamma-D-glutamyl-meso-diaminopimelate ligase has translation MSSVHILAIAGTFMGGVAALARELGHTVSGSDQAIYPPMSTQLEQLGITLDQGYRADSVPAGTDEVVIGNALSRGNAAVEAVLDAGQRYISGAQWLSEQVLPGRDTLAVAGTHGKTTTTTILTWLLESAGRSPGFLIGGVAEDFGVSARLGQGREFVVEADEYDTAFFDKRSKFVHYRPLVAILNNLEYDHADIFPDVAAIQRQFHHLVRTVPARGRLIVNGEDQHLAEVLAMGCWTPVERFGFDPSLEWHAELLAADGSAFRVHHRGQALGDVQWSLLGRHNVLNGLAALAAAHAVGVAPSEVIPALARFRSVKRRMEVIGSHDGITVYDDFAHHPTAIATTLEGLRAKVGDARIVVAMEPRSNSMRLGAHAQALAPSLALADEVVFLHRPELAWDAAAVIAAVRGEAHAVPDTAALLAQLQASARSGDHVVFMSNGGFDGAPRRFLAALQAR, from the coding sequence ATGAGCAGCGTACATATCCTTGCAATCGCCGGCACCTTCATGGGCGGCGTGGCCGCCCTGGCGCGGGAACTCGGCCATACGGTCAGTGGCAGCGACCAGGCCATCTACCCGCCGATGTCGACCCAGCTGGAACAGCTGGGCATCACCCTGGACCAGGGCTATCGCGCCGACAGCGTGCCGGCCGGAACCGATGAAGTGGTGATCGGCAACGCGCTCTCGCGCGGCAATGCGGCCGTGGAGGCCGTGCTCGACGCCGGCCAGCGCTACATTTCGGGTGCGCAGTGGCTGTCCGAACAGGTACTGCCGGGCCGCGACACCCTGGCCGTGGCCGGCACCCATGGCAAGACCACCACCACCACCATCCTCACCTGGCTGCTGGAAAGCGCCGGGCGCTCCCCGGGTTTCCTGATCGGCGGCGTGGCCGAGGATTTCGGCGTTTCCGCGCGCCTGGGCCAGGGCCGCGAATTCGTGGTCGAGGCCGATGAGTACGACACCGCCTTCTTCGACAAGCGCAGCAAGTTCGTGCACTACCGGCCGCTGGTGGCCATCCTCAACAACCTTGAATACGACCACGCCGACATTTTCCCGGATGTGGCCGCGATCCAGCGCCAGTTCCACCATCTGGTGCGCACCGTGCCGGCGCGTGGCCGCCTGATCGTCAACGGCGAGGATCAGCACCTGGCCGAGGTGCTGGCGATGGGCTGCTGGACCCCGGTCGAGCGCTTCGGTTTCGACCCGTCCCTGGAATGGCATGCGGAACTGCTGGCTGCCGATGGCAGCGCGTTCCGTGTGCACCATCGCGGGCAGGCGCTGGGCGATGTGCAGTGGTCATTGCTTGGCCGTCACAACGTGCTCAACGGCCTGGCCGCGCTGGCCGCTGCACATGCAGTGGGCGTGGCGCCGTCCGAGGTGATCCCGGCGCTGGCGCGTTTCCGCAGCGTCAAGCGCCGCATGGAAGTGATCGGCAGCCACGACGGCATCACCGTCTACGACGATTTCGCCCATCATCCGACCGCGATTGCCACCACGCTGGAAGGCCTGCGTGCCAAGGTGGGCGATGCGCGCATCGTGGTTGCAATGGAGCCGCGCAGCAATTCGATGCGTCTGGGCGCCCATGCGCAGGCGCTGGCGCCCTCGCTGGCGCTGGCCGACGAAGTGGTGTTCCTGCACCGCCCGGAACTGGCCTGGGATGCCGCCGCTGTGATCGCCGCGGTGCGTGGTGAAGCGCACGCGGTGCCGGATACCGCCGCGCTGCTGGCGCAGCTGCAGGCCAGCGCGCGCAGCGGCGACCACGTGGTGTTCATGTCCAATGGTGGCTTCGACGGCGCACCGCGCCGCTTCCTTGCCGCGCTGCAGGCCCGATGA
- a CDS encoding adenylate kinase — protein sequence MRLVLLGPPGSGKGTQATRLKEKLGIAHISTGDMLRAEIAAGTELGKQAKTVMDAGNLVSDDILLGMLESRLTQADVAKGFILDGYPRNVAQANAMDGLLAKIGQPLDAVVQLDVATELLVDRIAGRAKEQGRADDNPEAVRQRLQVYNDQTAPVVDFYAGRGTLARVDGVGELDEIEARILAAIKA from the coding sequence ATGCGATTGGTTCTGTTGGGACCGCCCGGTTCGGGCAAGGGGACACAGGCGACGCGCCTGAAGGAAAAGCTGGGGATCGCCCACATTTCGACCGGTGACATGCTGCGCGCGGAAATCGCCGCGGGCACGGAGCTGGGCAAGCAGGCCAAGACGGTGATGGATGCCGGCAACCTGGTGTCGGACGACATCCTGCTGGGCATGCTGGAGTCGCGCCTGACCCAGGCCGATGTCGCCAAGGGCTTCATCCTCGATGGCTACCCGCGCAATGTGGCCCAGGCCAACGCGATGGACGGCCTGCTGGCCAAGATCGGCCAGCCGCTGGATGCCGTGGTGCAGCTGGACGTGGCCACCGAGCTGCTGGTCGACCGCATCGCCGGTCGCGCCAAGGAGCAGGGTCGTGCCGACGACAATCCGGAAGCGGTGCGCCAGCGCCTGCAGGTCTACAACGACCAGACCGCCCCGGTGGTCGACTTCTACGCCGGCCGTGGCACCCTGGCCCGCGTCGACGGCGTCGGTGAACTGGACGAGATCGAAGCCCGCATCCTGGCGGCGATCAAGGCCTGA
- a CDS encoding 6-phosphofructokinase — protein sequence MRNGTLLYAQSGGVTAVINATAAAVIEQARAKGIKVLAARNGILGALREELIDTSKESAAAIRALAHTPGGAFGSCRVKLKSLDADRARYDRLLEVLRAHDVRWFLYNGGNDSADTALKVSQLAKASGYDLTCIGVPKTIDNDLAVTDTCPGFGSAAKYTAVSVREAALDVAAMAETSTRVFIYEAMGRHAGWLAAAAGLAGNGDDEAPHIILLPERAYDEAAFLAKVKAVVERVGYCVVVASEGIATADGRFVADAGGGKDSFGHSQLGGVAAHLAGRVKDQLGLKVHWALPDYLQRSARHLASKTDWEQAQAVGKAAVQLALKGQNGVMPVIVRSSDAPYRWKIEAAPLSKIANHEKKMPAGFIRRDGFGITAKARAYLSPLIKGEAPLPYGADGLPKYVTLKNVAVKQKLPRFEG from the coding sequence ATGCGCAACGGTACTCTCCTCTACGCCCAATCCGGTGGTGTCACCGCAGTCATCAACGCCACGGCGGCGGCGGTGATCGAGCAGGCCCGGGCCAAGGGCATCAAGGTCCTGGCCGCGCGCAACGGCATCCTCGGCGCGCTGCGCGAAGAGCTGATCGACACCAGCAAGGAGAGCGCTGCGGCGATCCGCGCCCTCGCCCATACCCCGGGCGGCGCCTTCGGCTCGTGCCGGGTCAAGCTGAAATCGCTGGACGCCGACCGTGCCCGCTACGACCGCCTACTGGAAGTGCTGCGTGCCCACGACGTGCGCTGGTTCCTCTACAACGGCGGCAACGACTCGGCCGATACCGCGCTGAAGGTCTCGCAGCTGGCCAAGGCCTCCGGCTACGACCTGACCTGCATCGGCGTGCCCAAGACCATCGACAACGACCTGGCGGTGACCGACACCTGCCCCGGCTTCGGCTCGGCGGCCAAGTACACCGCGGTGTCGGTGCGCGAGGCAGCACTGGACGTGGCGGCGATGGCCGAAACCTCCACCCGCGTCTTCATCTACGAGGCGATGGGCCGCCACGCCGGCTGGCTGGCCGCCGCCGCTGGCCTGGCTGGCAACGGTGATGACGAAGCGCCGCACATCATCCTGCTGCCCGAGCGCGCCTACGACGAGGCCGCGTTCCTGGCCAAGGTGAAGGCGGTGGTCGAGCGCGTCGGCTACTGCGTAGTGGTGGCGTCGGAAGGCATCGCCACCGCCGATGGCCGCTTCGTTGCCGACGCCGGCGGCGGCAAGGACTCGTTCGGCCACTCGCAGCTGGGTGGCGTGGCCGCGCACCTGGCCGGACGGGTCAAGGACCAGCTGGGCCTGAAGGTGCACTGGGCACTGCCCGACTACCTGCAGCGCTCGGCCCGCCACCTGGCCAGCAAGACCGACTGGGAGCAGGCGCAGGCGGTCGGCAAGGCTGCCGTGCAGCTGGCGCTGAAGGGCCAGAACGGCGTGATGCCGGTGATCGTGCGCAGCAGCGACGCACCGTACCGCTGGAAGATCGAAGCGGCGCCGCTGTCGAAGATCGCCAACCACGAGAAGAAGATGCCGGCCGGCTTCATCCGCCGCGATGGCTTCGGCATCACCGCCAAGGCGCGCGCCTACCTGTCGCCGCTGATCAAGGGTGAAGCGCCGCTGCCCTACGGCGCCGACGGCCTGCCGAAATACGTCACGCTGAAGAACGTGGCGGTGAAGCAGAAGCTGCCACGCTTCGAGGGCTGA
- a CDS encoding DUF488 domain-containing protein — translation MALRVVRLGSPRAPGEGLRIGTVRRPPRGVPRSEFARQDWYDVWFPTLSPSAALVKQAHEARTAADWNSFFRHYTTEMKTPDAAHALDLLAAMSQHSDISVGCYCEDEAHCHRKALRELLVARGATLAE, via the coding sequence ATGGCACTGCGTGTTGTTCGACTGGGTTCGCCGCGCGCTCCCGGCGAGGGCCTGCGCATCGGTACCGTGCGGCGGCCACCGCGCGGTGTGCCGCGCAGCGAGTTCGCCCGGCAGGACTGGTATGACGTCTGGTTCCCGACACTGTCGCCCAGCGCGGCACTGGTGAAGCAGGCGCACGAGGCGAGAACGGCCGCCGACTGGAATTCATTCTTCCGCCACTACACGACCGAGATGAAGACGCCCGATGCCGCCCACGCGCTGGACCTGCTGGCTGCGATGTCGCAGCACAGTGACATCAGCGTGGGGTGCTATTGCGAGGATGAGGCGCACTGCCACCGCAAGGCCCTGCGCGAGCTGCTGGTGGCGCGTGGGGCGACGCTGGCGGAGTGA